The following coding sequences are from one Verrucosispora sp. WMMD573 window:
- a CDS encoding acVLRF1 family peptidyl-tRNA hydrolase: protein MSSRPAAGGGRWVEVDPGRAARWVAGFADRHGPPTARAQAYGLLLSAPDGATAELHTPPGAPAVPDLDAFVRAVVAPRRIGLLLARKGAVAMGVAEGTQLSVHKVDTRYVQGRTAAGGWSQQRFARRRDNQTKAALADAADLAVRLLLPEADRLDALVAGGDRRAVDTVLADRRLAPLAARRADRLLDVPEPRYAVLVAALATARSVRILVREPQAEAGS from the coding sequence ATGAGCAGCCGACCCGCCGCCGGGGGCGGCCGGTGGGTGGAGGTCGATCCGGGCCGAGCCGCCCGCTGGGTCGCCGGCTTCGCCGACCGGCACGGCCCGCCTACCGCCCGCGCACAGGCGTACGGCCTGCTGTTGTCCGCCCCGGACGGTGCGACCGCCGAACTGCACACCCCTCCAGGTGCGCCCGCCGTGCCGGATCTGGATGCCTTCGTCCGGGCGGTCGTCGCGCCGCGCCGGATCGGACTGTTGCTGGCCCGCAAAGGTGCGGTGGCGATGGGGGTAGCCGAGGGTACGCAGCTGAGCGTGCACAAGGTGGACACCCGCTACGTGCAGGGACGTACCGCCGCCGGTGGTTGGTCGCAGCAGCGTTTCGCCCGCCGCCGGGACAACCAGACGAAGGCGGCGCTGGCCGATGCGGCGGATCTCGCCGTACGCCTGCTGTTGCCGGAGGCCGACCGGCTTGACGCGCTGGTTGCCGGCGGCGACCGTCGGGCGGTGGACACCGTGCTGGCCGATCGCCGGCTCGCCCCGCTCGCCGCGCGGCGCGCCGACCGGCTGCTCGACGTTCCGGAACCCCGGTACGCGGTGCTTGTCGCCGCGCTCGCGACCGCCCGGTCGGTTCGGATTCTGGTCCGCGAGCCGCAGGCGGAGGCCGGCAGCTAG
- the sufU gene encoding Fe-S cluster assembly sulfur transfer protein SufU — MQLESLYQEIILDHYKHPHGRGLRDAADPADRVGEAHHVNPTCGDEITVRVATDGTTLHDVSYDGMGCSISQASASVLHELLTGRGATESFAVHEAFLALMSGRGQVTPDEDVLGDGVAFEGVARYPARVKCALLPWMAFKDAAARAGVGASPTEVKA; from the coding sequence ATGCAGCTTGAGTCGCTCTACCAGGAGATCATCCTGGATCACTACAAGCACCCGCACGGTCGCGGGCTGCGCGACGCCGCGGACCCGGCCGACCGGGTCGGCGAGGCGCACCACGTCAACCCGACCTGCGGGGACGAGATCACCGTCCGGGTGGCCACCGACGGCACGACGTTGCACGACGTGTCGTACGACGGGATGGGTTGTTCGATCAGCCAGGCGTCCGCCAGCGTGCTGCACGAGCTGTTGACCGGCCGGGGCGCGACGGAGTCCTTCGCGGTACACGAGGCGTTTCTGGCGCTGATGTCCGGTCGTGGTCAGGTCACGCCGGACGAGGACGTGCTCGGGGACGGGGTGGCGTTCGAGGGAGTCGCCCGCTACCCCGCCCGGGTCAAGTGCGCGCTGTTGCCGTGGATGGCGTTCAAGGACGCCGCGGCACGCGCCGGTGTGGGCGCGAGCCCGACGGAGGTGAAGGCATGA
- a CDS encoding cysteine desulfurase: protein MTTIAIPPGMPQYDDVPRYDVAAVRADFPILDREVNGHPLVYLDSANTSHKPRQVLDVLAAHYARHNANVSRSVHTLGTEATEAYEGARAKVAAFVNAPSVDEVVFTKNSTEAINIVAYAFSNASLRLDADPRLRLGPGDEIVISEMEHHSNIVPWQLLAERTGATLRWFPVTDNGRLDESGLTDLVNERTKIVSLVHMSNILGTVNATSRITARVREVGALLLLDCSQSVPHMPIDVVDLDADFIVFTGHKMCGPTGIGVLWGRTELLAAMPPVFGGGSMIETVTMGGSTYAAPPARFEAGTPPIAEAVALGAAVDYLSGIGMRAIQWHEKQLTAYALDALGTVPGLRIFGPEVPVGRGGTISFALGDVHPHDVGQVLDSLGVQVRVGHHCARPVCTRFGVPATTRASFYLYTTTEEIDALVAGLERVRKVFA, encoded by the coding sequence ATGACCACCATCGCGATCCCGCCGGGGATGCCGCAGTACGACGACGTGCCGCGCTACGACGTGGCGGCGGTACGCGCCGACTTCCCGATCCTCGACCGGGAGGTCAACGGGCATCCGCTGGTCTACCTGGACAGCGCCAACACCTCACACAAGCCGCGTCAGGTGCTCGACGTGCTGGCCGCGCACTACGCCCGGCACAACGCCAACGTGTCCCGCTCGGTGCACACGCTGGGCACCGAGGCGACCGAGGCGTACGAGGGGGCCCGGGCGAAGGTCGCCGCGTTCGTCAACGCGCCCAGCGTGGACGAGGTGGTCTTCACCAAGAACTCCACCGAGGCGATCAACATCGTGGCGTACGCGTTCTCCAACGCCTCGCTGCGGCTCGACGCCGATCCTCGGCTGCGGCTCGGACCGGGTGACGAGATCGTCATCTCCGAGATGGAGCACCACTCGAACATCGTTCCGTGGCAGTTGCTGGCCGAGCGCACCGGTGCGACGCTGCGCTGGTTCCCGGTCACCGACAACGGTCGGCTGGACGAGTCGGGCCTGACCGACCTGGTCAACGAGCGGACGAAGATCGTCTCGCTGGTGCACATGTCGAACATCCTCGGCACCGTCAACGCCACCTCGCGGATCACCGCCCGGGTCCGCGAGGTGGGGGCGCTGCTGTTGCTGGACTGCTCGCAGTCGGTGCCGCACATGCCGATCGACGTGGTCGACCTGGACGCCGACTTCATCGTCTTCACCGGGCACAAGATGTGCGGCCCGACCGGCATCGGCGTGCTCTGGGGCCGCACCGAGCTGCTCGCGGCGATGCCGCCGGTGTTCGGCGGTGGCTCGATGATCGAGACGGTGACGATGGGCGGCTCGACGTACGCCGCGCCGCCGGCCCGATTCGAGGCCGGTACCCCGCCGATCGCCGAGGCGGTCGCGCTCGGCGCGGCGGTGGACTATCTCTCCGGCATCGGCATGCGGGCGATCCAGTGGCACGAGAAGCAGCTGACCGCGTACGCGCTGGACGCCCTGGGCACCGTGCCCGGCCTGCGGATCTTCGGCCCGGAGGTGCCGGTGGGCCGGGGCGGCACCATCTCGTTCGCGCTCGGCGACGTGCACCCGCACGACGTGGGCCAGGTGCTCGACTCCCTCGGTGTGCAGGTGCGGGTCGGGCATCACTGCGCCCGTCCGGTCTGCACCCGGTTCGGGGTGCCGGCCACCACTCGGGCCTCGTTCTACCTCTACACCACGACCGAGGAGATCGACGCGTTGGTGGCGGGCCTGGAGCGGGTGCGGAAGGTGTTCGCCTGA
- a CDS encoding ABC transporter ATP-binding protein → MAAGGMGGWSMLRSMRSQDDISAHRLKRGVARRIVAFAHPYRRDIIVFLLTVIVAAVIGVATPLLAGDVIDAITRGGAEAGALVIRLALFIAALAVADALLSLAQRWYSARIGEGIILDLRTRVYDHVQRMPLQFFTRTQTGALVSRLNNDVMGAQRAFTSTLSGVVSNVIQLVLTAVVMLTLSWQITALSLVLLPVFIIPARRVGRRLAEITRESYNLDAKMNATMTERFGVAGALLVKLFGRPDAEAARFAARAERVRDIGITSAMYSRTFFVAMLLVASLAQALTYGLGGWLAVSGQVSAGTVVTLALLLTRLYGPLTALSNVRVDVMSALVSFDRVFEVLDLQPGIKERPDAVRVPEGAGTVEFRDVRFRYPSAAEISLASLEEVAALDRTVNEPVLKGVSFSVEPGQMVALVGPSGAGKSTLSMLISRIYDVTDGQVLVGGVDVRDARLDSLRDEIGVVTQDSHLFHETIAENLRYAKPDATDDELWAALAGAQVADLVRSLPDGLETTVGERGYRFSGGEKQRIAIARLLLKAPSIVILDEATAHLDSESEAAVQRALSVALTGRTALVIAHRLSTVRDADQILVLDDGRIVERGRHEELVAVGGLYAELYRTQFAVADSPRPYADATGPEPVVIPSREYIADEAMPPAAAN, encoded by the coding sequence ATGGCCGCTGGCGGCATGGGCGGTTGGAGCATGCTCCGTTCGATGCGCAGCCAGGACGACATCTCCGCGCACCGGCTCAAGCGCGGTGTCGCCCGCCGGATCGTCGCCTTCGCCCACCCCTACCGGCGCGACATCATCGTCTTCCTGCTCACCGTGATCGTCGCCGCGGTGATCGGGGTGGCGACGCCGCTGCTGGCCGGTGACGTGATCGACGCGATCACCCGGGGCGGCGCCGAGGCCGGGGCGTTGGTGATCCGGCTGGCCCTGTTCATCGCCGCGCTCGCGGTCGCCGACGCTCTCCTGTCGCTGGCCCAACGGTGGTATTCGGCCCGCATCGGCGAGGGAATCATCCTCGACCTGCGTACCCGCGTCTACGACCACGTGCAGCGGATGCCGTTGCAGTTCTTCACCCGGACCCAGACCGGGGCACTGGTCAGCCGGCTCAACAACGACGTGATGGGTGCTCAGCGGGCCTTCACCTCGACGCTGTCGGGCGTGGTCAGCAACGTGATTCAGTTGGTCCTCACCGCCGTGGTGATGCTCACCCTCTCCTGGCAGATCACGGCGCTGTCGCTGGTGCTGCTGCCGGTGTTCATCATCCCGGCGCGTCGGGTGGGCCGGCGGCTGGCCGAGATCACCCGCGAGTCCTACAACCTCGACGCCAAGATGAACGCGACGATGACGGAGCGGTTCGGGGTCGCCGGGGCGTTGCTGGTGAAGCTCTTCGGCCGACCCGACGCCGAGGCGGCCCGCTTCGCCGCCCGCGCCGAACGGGTCCGCGACATCGGCATCACCTCCGCGATGTACTCACGGACCTTCTTCGTGGCCATGCTGCTGGTGGCCTCGCTGGCCCAGGCCCTGACCTACGGCCTCGGCGGCTGGCTCGCGGTGAGCGGCCAGGTCAGCGCCGGCACCGTGGTTACCCTCGCGCTGCTGCTCACCCGGCTCTACGGTCCGCTCACCGCGCTGAGCAACGTCCGGGTGGACGTGATGAGCGCGTTGGTCTCCTTCGACCGGGTCTTCGAGGTGCTCGATCTGCAACCGGGCATCAAGGAACGGCCCGACGCGGTGCGGGTGCCCGAGGGGGCGGGGACCGTCGAGTTCCGCGACGTCCGGTTCCGCTACCCGAGCGCCGCCGAGATCTCTCTCGCCTCGCTGGAGGAGGTCGCCGCGCTGGACCGTACGGTCAACGAACCGGTGCTCAAGGGCGTCTCGTTCAGCGTCGAGCCGGGGCAGATGGTGGCGCTGGTCGGGCCCTCCGGCGCCGGCAAGTCCACGCTGTCCATGCTGATCTCCCGCATCTATGACGTGACCGACGGGCAGGTGCTGGTCGGCGGAGTCGACGTCCGGGACGCCCGGCTCGACTCGCTACGCGACGAGATCGGCGTGGTCACCCAGGATTCGCACCTGTTCCACGAGACCATCGCGGAGAACCTGCGCTACGCAAAGCCGGATGCCACCGACGACGAGCTGTGGGCGGCGCTGGCCGGGGCGCAGGTCGCCGACCTGGTCAGGTCGCTGCCGGACGGGCTGGAGACCACAGTCGGCGAGCGTGGTTACCGCTTCTCCGGTGGCGAGAAGCAGCGCATCGCCATCGCCCGGCTGCTGCTCAAGGCACCGTCGATCGTGATCCTCGACGAGGCGACCGCCCACCTGGATTCGGAGAGCGAGGCGGCGGTGCAGCGGGCGCTCTCGGTGGCGCTGACCGGGCGTACCGCCCTGGTGATCGCCCACCGGCTCTCCACAGTCCGGGACGCCGACCAGATCCTGGTCCTCGACGACGGCCGCATCGTGGAGCGGGGCCGCCACGAGGAACTGGTCGCGGTCGGCGGTCTCTACGCCGAGCTGTACCGCACCCAGTTCGCGGTGGCCGACTCGCCCCGTCCGTACGCCGACGCCACCGGCCCGGAGCCGGTGGTCATCCCCAGCCGGGAGTACATCGCCGACGAGGCCATGCCGCCCGCCGCCGCCAACTGA
- the mug gene encoding G/U mismatch-specific DNA glycosylase, protein MAAAADKTIPDIIDIGLDVLFVGINPGLWSAATGWHFARPGNRFWPALHRGEFTPRLLHPSEQDELPALGLGITNMVARASARADELTAAELVDGARQLTDKVARYRPRWVAVVGVTAYRIGFARPKAGFGPQPEQLADARLWVLPNPSGLNAHYTPQTLGATFAELHSATLG, encoded by the coding sequence CTGGCCGCGGCGGCCGACAAGACCATCCCGGACATCATCGACATCGGGCTGGACGTGCTCTTTGTCGGGATCAACCCGGGGCTCTGGTCGGCCGCCACCGGGTGGCACTTCGCCCGCCCCGGAAATCGGTTCTGGCCGGCGCTGCACCGGGGTGAATTCACTCCCCGACTGCTGCACCCCAGCGAGCAGGACGAACTGCCGGCCCTCGGGCTCGGGATCACCAATATGGTGGCCCGGGCCAGCGCCCGCGCCGACGAGCTGACCGCCGCCGAACTGGTCGACGGCGCACGACAGCTCACCGACAAGGTCGCCCGGTACCGGCCGCGCTGGGTCGCGGTGGTCGGGGTGACGGCGTACCGGATCGGCTTTGCCCGACCGAAGGCGGGATTCGGCCCGCAACCCGAGCAGTTGGCCGATGCCCGGCTGTGGGTGCTGCCCAACCCCAGCGGCCTGAACGCCCACTACACCCCGCAGACCCTCGGTGCCACCTTCGCCGAACTCCACTCGGCCACCCTCGGCTGA
- a CDS encoding helix-turn-helix domain-containing protein, producing MAATGTATSTEKGRRIVGAERQTLAKDLVKRYTGGESIRALAASTGRSYGFIHRVLTESGVQLRQRGGARRRKKA from the coding sequence ATGGCAGCCACTGGCACAGCCACCAGCACTGAGAAGGGTCGCCGGATCGTCGGAGCCGAGCGTCAGACGCTCGCGAAGGACCTCGTCAAGCGGTACACCGGGGGCGAGAGCATCCGGGCGCTCGCGGCCTCGACCGGGCGATCGTACGGGTTCATCCACCGCGTACTCACCGAGTCCGGGGTGCAGCTGCGGCAGCGCGGCGGCGCCCGACGCCGCAAGAAGGCGTGA
- a CDS encoding SDR family oxidoreductase has protein sequence MDLGLTDRVYVLTGASRGLGFATAQCLVADGARVVLSARRADAVEAAVAELGGSDRAVGVTADLADPATPERLLTTAQHHFGRVDGALVSVGGPPTGSAASVDDEQWRQSFETVFLGSVRTVRTVAAALPDGGAIALVLSTSARGPVPGLGISNGLRPGLAGVAKDVADEYGPRGVRVVGLLPGRILTDRNRELFAASDDPDRARTEVEAAIPLRRIGDPAEFGRVAAFVLSPAASYLTGVTVPVDGGALRGL, from the coding sequence ATGGATCTCGGACTGACCGATCGGGTGTACGTGCTCACCGGTGCCTCCCGTGGGCTTGGTTTCGCCACCGCACAGTGCCTGGTGGCCGATGGCGCCCGGGTGGTGCTCTCCGCCCGGCGCGCCGACGCGGTGGAGGCCGCCGTGGCCGAGCTCGGCGGGTCCGACCGGGCCGTCGGCGTCACCGCCGACCTGGCGGATCCGGCGACACCCGAACGGCTGCTGACCACCGCACAGCACCACTTCGGCCGCGTCGACGGTGCCCTGGTCTCCGTCGGCGGACCGCCCACCGGCAGCGCCGCGTCCGTCGACGACGAGCAGTGGCGGCAGTCCTTCGAGACCGTCTTCCTCGGTAGCGTCCGCACGGTGCGAACGGTCGCCGCCGCCCTGCCCGACGGCGGCGCCATCGCGCTGGTGCTCTCCACCTCGGCCCGCGGCCCGGTGCCCGGGCTGGGCATCTCCAACGGCCTGCGGCCGGGCTTGGCCGGCGTTGCCAAGGATGTCGCCGACGAGTACGGCCCCCGGGGCGTACGGGTGGTCGGGCTGCTGCCGGGGCGCATCCTGACCGACCGCAACCGGGAACTCTTCGCCGCCTCCGACGACCCGGACCGGGCCCGGACCGAGGTGGAGGCCGCCATCCCGCTGCGCCGCATCGGTGACCCCGCAGAATTCGGCCGGGTCGCCGCCTTCGTGCTCTCCCCTGCGGCCAGCTACCTCACCGGCGTCACCGTTCCGGTCGACGGCGGCGCGCTGCGCGGCCTGTGA
- a CDS encoding LysE family transporter, whose amino-acid sequence MTGAFLAGLVAGYGVAVPVGAIAVLILGLTARTSFRVGAGAALGVATADGLYAGVAALGGAVVAGWLAPLAGPLRLVGAAVLLILAAHGAWRALRIRGPRRCPSRPPTPAPAVSAVGSPDRSAVVEAAPGSGPSAVRRGLDTPSRAFVGILALTLLNPATIVYFTALVLGRADLGSSGTDVAVVFTLGVFLASASWQLLVAGGGSMIGQVLANDRGRLVTALLSSAIITVLAVGMLLGG is encoded by the coding sequence GTGACCGGCGCGTTCCTCGCCGGTCTCGTCGCGGGCTACGGCGTGGCCGTGCCGGTCGGCGCGATCGCCGTGCTCATCCTCGGGCTCACCGCGCGGACCTCGTTCCGGGTGGGTGCGGGCGCCGCGCTCGGGGTGGCCACCGCCGACGGGCTGTACGCCGGTGTCGCGGCGCTCGGTGGGGCGGTGGTCGCGGGCTGGCTCGCGCCGCTCGCCGGGCCGCTGCGGCTGGTGGGCGCGGCGGTGCTGCTCATCCTCGCCGCCCACGGCGCGTGGCGCGCACTGCGGATACGTGGTCCACGCCGTTGCCCGAGCCGCCCGCCGACGCCCGCCCCGGCCGTCTCGGCGGTGGGCAGCCCGGACCGGTCGGCGGTCGTCGAGGCCGCGCCGGGATCCGGTCCGTCAGCGGTGCGGCGTGGGTTGGACACGCCGTCGCGGGCGTTCGTCGGGATCCTCGCGCTGACCCTGCTCAACCCGGCCACGATCGTCTATTTCACGGCCCTGGTGCTCGGCCGGGCCGACCTGGGCAGCTCCGGCACCGATGTGGCGGTGGTCTTCACCCTGGGGGTGTTCCTCGCCTCGGCCAGCTGGCAGCTGCTGGTCGCCGGGGGCGGGTCAATGATCGGGCAGGTGCTCGCCAACGACCGCGGTCGCCTGGTCACCGCCCTGCTGTCCAGCGCCATCATCACCGTGCTCGCCGTCGGCATGCTCCTCGGTGGCTGA
- a CDS encoding ABC-F family ATP-binding cassette domain-containing protein: MITATGLELRAGARILLSDTTLRVQPGDRIGLVGRNGAGKTTTLKVLAGEGQPYAGQVDRRSAVGYLPQDPRTGDLDVTGRDRVLSARGLDALMAGMKELEARLAEDADERLVRRYGALEDQFAALGGYAAEAEAARICANLGLPDRALAQTIGTLSGGQRRRIELARILFRDAGENGGGILLLDEPTNHLDADSITWLRGFLANHKGGLIVISHDGDLLESVVNKVWFLDATRSVVDVYNLGWQAYLEARETDERRRRRERANAEKKAGALMAQADKMRAKATKTVAAQNMARRAERLMSGLEEVRVADKVAKVRFPAPAPCGKTPLTATGLSKSYGSLEIFTDVNVAVDRGSRVAILGLNGAGKTTLLRMLGGLLEPDTGEVRPGHGLRLGYYAQEHETLDVERTVLENMRAAAVEQTDTELRKILGAFLFSGEDVDKPAGVLSGGEKTRLALSTLVCSGANVLLLDEPTNNLDPVSREQVLDAIARYPGAIVLVTHDPGAVLALKPDRAILLPDGDEDAWSDDLLELVELA; this comes from the coding sequence ATGATCACTGCCACCGGCCTGGAACTGCGCGCCGGAGCCCGGATCCTGCTGTCCGACACCACGCTGCGGGTGCAGCCCGGTGACCGGATCGGCCTGGTCGGGCGCAACGGCGCCGGCAAGACCACCACGCTGAAGGTGCTCGCCGGGGAGGGCCAGCCCTACGCCGGGCAGGTCGACCGGCGCAGCGCCGTCGGCTACCTCCCGCAGGACCCGCGTACCGGCGATCTGGACGTCACCGGCCGGGACCGGGTGCTCTCGGCTCGCGGCCTGGACGCGCTGATGGCCGGGATGAAAGAACTGGAGGCGCGGCTCGCCGAGGACGCCGACGAGCGCCTGGTGCGCCGCTACGGTGCGCTGGAGGACCAGTTCGCCGCGCTCGGCGGGTACGCGGCGGAGGCCGAGGCGGCCCGCATCTGTGCCAACCTGGGGCTGCCTGACCGAGCCCTGGCGCAGACCATCGGCACCCTCTCCGGTGGTCAGCGTCGCCGCATCGAGCTGGCCCGGATCCTGTTCCGGGACGCGGGCGAGAACGGTGGCGGGATCCTGCTGCTCGACGAGCCGACGAACCACCTGGACGCCGACTCGATCACCTGGTTGCGGGGTTTTCTCGCCAACCACAAGGGTGGCCTGATCGTGATCTCCCACGACGGCGACCTGCTGGAGTCGGTGGTCAACAAGGTGTGGTTCCTGGACGCCACCCGCAGCGTGGTCGACGTCTACAACCTGGGTTGGCAGGCGTACCTGGAGGCGCGGGAGACCGACGAGCGTCGTCGCCGCCGGGAGCGGGCCAACGCCGAGAAGAAGGCCGGCGCGCTGATGGCCCAGGCCGACAAGATGCGGGCCAAGGCCACCAAGACCGTCGCCGCGCAGAACATGGCCCGCCGAGCCGAACGGCTGATGTCCGGCCTGGAGGAGGTACGCGTCGCCGACAAGGTGGCAAAGGTGCGGTTCCCCGCGCCGGCGCCGTGCGGCAAGACCCCGCTGACCGCGACCGGCCTGTCCAAGTCGTACGGCTCGTTGGAGATCTTCACAGACGTCAACGTGGCGGTGGACCGGGGTTCCCGGGTGGCGATCCTCGGGCTCAACGGCGCCGGCAAGACCACCCTGTTGCGGATGCTCGGCGGCCTGCTGGAGCCGGACACCGGCGAGGTGCGTCCTGGTCACGGGCTGCGACTGGGTTACTACGCCCAGGAGCACGAGACGCTGGACGTGGAACGCACCGTGCTGGAGAACATGCGGGCGGCGGCGGTCGAGCAGACCGACACCGAGCTGCGCAAGATCCTGGGCGCCTTCCTCTTCTCCGGCGAGGACGTCGACAAGCCCGCCGGGGTGCTCTCCGGCGGTGAGAAGACCCGGCTGGCGCTGTCGACCCTGGTCTGCTCCGGTGCCAACGTGCTGCTGCTCGACGAGCCGACAAACAACCTGGACCCGGTCAGCCGGGAGCAGGTGCTCGACGCGATCGCCCGCTACCCAGGCGCGATCGTGCTGGTCACGCACGACCCGGGGGCGGTCCTCGCGCTCAAGCCGGACCGGGCGATCCTGCTGCCGGACGGTGACGAGGACGCCTGGAGCGACGACCTGCTGGAACTGGTCGAGCTGGCCTGA
- a CDS encoding enoyl-CoA hydratase/isomerase family protein → MTAEATGVRLECDGPVATVTLCRPDVLNAQTPAMWRAMSDFSRALPGDVRVVVLRGEGRAFSAGLDLAVAGASGPGSFAELTTLSEQECADRIAEYQGGFTWLHRPDVISIAAVQGHAIGAGFQLALACDLRVLAEDATFSMAEVTLGLVPDLAGTKRLVELVGYARALEICTTGRRMNAAEADRIGLATLVVPTTELDDAVRDLAAGLLAHDRDAVVEIKALLAGAAGRTHAEQQRAEREAQTRRLRDLAGRGE, encoded by the coding sequence GTGACCGCCGAGGCGACCGGGGTCCGGCTGGAATGCGACGGGCCGGTCGCCACGGTCACCCTGTGCCGGCCCGACGTGCTCAACGCGCAGACTCCGGCGATGTGGCGCGCGATGAGCGACTTCTCCCGGGCGCTTCCCGGTGACGTGCGGGTGGTCGTGCTGCGCGGCGAGGGGCGGGCGTTCTCCGCCGGTCTCGACCTGGCCGTCGCCGGTGCCTCCGGGCCCGGTTCCTTCGCCGAGCTGACCACCCTGTCGGAGCAGGAGTGCGCCGACAGGATCGCGGAATACCAGGGCGGTTTCACCTGGCTGCACCGCCCGGACGTGATCTCGATCGCCGCCGTCCAGGGGCACGCCATCGGCGCCGGTTTCCAACTCGCCCTCGCCTGCGACCTGCGGGTGCTGGCCGAGGACGCGACGTTCTCCATGGCCGAGGTGACCTTGGGCCTGGTCCCAGACCTGGCCGGCACCAAGCGTCTGGTCGAGCTGGTCGGCTACGCCCGTGCGCTGGAGATCTGCACCACCGGCCGGCGGATGAACGCCGCCGAGGCCGACCGGATCGGGCTGGCCACCCTGGTGGTGCCGACCACCGAGTTGGACGACGCGGTGCGGGACCTGGCCGCTGGGCTGCTCGCCCACGACCGGGACGCCGTTGTCGAGATCAAGGCGCTGCTCGCTGGCGCCGCTGGGCGTACCCACGCCGAGCAGCAGCGCGCCGAGCGGGAGGCGCAGACGCGACGGCTGCGGGATCTCGCCGGACGGGGAGAATAG
- a CDS encoding neutral zinc metallopeptidase — protein sequence MELNENARIDTSQVEDRRGSGGGGGMGIPIPIGGGRGGIVGIVIAVLVALVGGGFGLNAMTGGDQQGDNAALEQRCAAENALEQLDCRNTLYVNSIQAYWRTALPQALGEQYRPTRTVFFSQAVNTACGQADSGVGPFYCPADSLVYIDLSFYEVLATQLGAEGEFAQPYVLAHEYGHHVQNLLGTNEQVRRQQQRDPGNANDLSVRLELQADCYAGAWAKNATGTADDSGQKIFTSITERDIAEAIDTAEAIGDDAISKRADRPVNPEEFTHGSSEQRKQWFNRGYESGDPASCDTFSGAV from the coding sequence ATGGAGCTGAACGAGAACGCACGGATCGACACCAGTCAGGTGGAGGATCGGCGAGGCAGCGGCGGAGGCGGTGGGATGGGCATCCCCATCCCGATCGGCGGCGGGCGCGGCGGCATCGTCGGCATCGTCATCGCCGTGCTGGTGGCCCTGGTCGGTGGCGGCTTCGGCCTGAACGCCATGACCGGTGGAGACCAGCAGGGCGACAACGCCGCGCTGGAGCAGCGCTGCGCCGCCGAGAACGCCCTGGAACAACTCGACTGCCGCAACACCCTCTACGTCAACTCGATCCAGGCGTACTGGCGCACCGCTCTGCCGCAGGCTCTCGGCGAGCAGTACCGCCCCACCCGCACCGTCTTCTTCAGCCAGGCCGTCAACACCGCCTGCGGCCAGGCCGACTCCGGCGTCGGCCCGTTCTACTGCCCGGCCGACTCGTTGGTCTACATCGACCTGTCCTTCTACGAGGTGCTCGCCACACAGTTGGGCGCCGAGGGCGAGTTCGCCCAGCCGTACGTGCTGGCCCACGAGTACGGCCACCACGTGCAGAACCTGCTCGGCACCAACGAGCAGGTCCGCCGCCAGCAGCAGCGCGACCCGGGCAACGCCAACGACCTGTCGGTACGCCTGGAGTTGCAGGCCGACTGCTACGCGGGGGCCTGGGCGAAGAACGCCACCGGCACGGCCGACGACAGCGGCCAGAAGATCTTCACCAGTATCACCGAGCGGGACATCGCCGAGGCGATCGACACCGCAGAGGCCATCGGCGACGATGCCATCTCCAAGCGCGCCGACCGGCCGGTGAACCCGGAGGAGTTCACCCACGGCTCGTCGGAGCAGCGTAAGCAGTGGTTCAACCGGGGCTACGAGAGCGGCGACCCGGCCTCCTGCGACACGTTCAGCGGCGCGGTCTGA
- a CDS encoding metal-sulfur cluster assembly factor: MSENTATEATSAAGEGTTTGPAADGSVAPNGSKAAVADIEEAMKDVVDPELGINVVDLGLVYGVHVDDQNVATLDMTLTSAACPLTDVIEDQARQALTTGPGGGLVDDIRINWVWLPPWGPDKITDEGRDQLRSLGFNV; this comes from the coding sequence ATGAGCGAGAACACTGCGACCGAGGCGACCTCGGCGGCCGGAGAAGGCACGACGACCGGCCCGGCGGCTGACGGCAGCGTCGCGCCGAACGGCAGCAAGGCCGCCGTCGCCGACATCGAGGAGGCGATGAAGGACGTCGTCGACCCGGAGCTGGGCATCAACGTGGTCGACCTCGGCCTGGTATACGGCGTCCACGTCGACGACCAGAACGTCGCCACCCTGGACATGACGTTGACCTCGGCGGCCTGCCCGCTCACCGACGTGATCGAGGACCAGGCCCGCCAGGCGCTGACCACCGGGCCCGGCGGCGGCCTGGTCGACGACATCCGGATCAACTGGGTCTGGCTTCCCCCGTGGGGTCCGGACAAGATCACCGACGAGGGCCGCGACCAGCTCCGTTCCCTCGGCTTCAACGTCTGA